In Papaver somniferum cultivar HN1 chromosome 1, ASM357369v1, whole genome shotgun sequence, a genomic segment contains:
- the LOC113271459 gene encoding serpin-ZXA-like — MAQKEKISMQFGKERESQNKNFAFSPFSIDCTLGLLASGARGETLKQILGFPNSKSLSHLNSVNFKLIESLREQRTEPKLSFAGGVWIEKTCPIKPSFEQVATAVYNAKSEAVDFKNESKEVQNKVNAWAEKETNGLIKNLIPDGAVNQYTHFILANAIYFKGCWEQNQFKPSLTKKSKFHLLDGETTVQVPFISSEEKQYIKCYDSFRVLKLPYQCSGLTHKNLRGLGPRFSMYIILPVQRDGLGELIAKKLGVDLPFDEHKAELTEMMDIDDTNKYNEHLFVSNVFHKCFVKVDEKGTEAAAATAVLGMYGCGHSPPTPPPRVDFVEDHPFMFIIREEQSGVVLFMGHVLNPLLN, encoded by the exons ATGGCGCAAAAAGAGAAAATTTCTATGCAATTTGGGAAGGAGAGG GAGTCGCAGAACAAGAACTTTGCATTCTCTCCTTTCTCAATAGACTGTACTCTTGGTTTACTTGCTTCTGGAGCAAGAGGTGAAACCTTAAAACAGATATTAGGCTTCCCCAACTCCAAAAGCCTCAGCCATCTTAATTCTGTTAATTTTAAACTCATTGAATCGTTACGCGAACAGCGAACTGAACCAAAACTTTCTTTTGCTGGTGGTGTGTGGATTGAAAAGACCTGTCCTATTAAACCTTCATTCGAACAAGTTGCCACTGCAGTATATAATGCAAAATCCGAAGCTGTGGATTTCAAAAATGAG AGTAAAGAGGTGCAAAACAAGGTGAACGCATGGGCTGAAAAAGAAACTAATGGACTCATTAAGAATCTTATTCCTGACGGAGCAGTGAATCAGTATACGCATTTCATATTGGCGAATGCTATCTATTTTAAAGGATGTTGGGAACAAAATCAATTTAAACCGTCTCTAACCAAGAAATCGAAGTTCCATCTCCTGGATGGGGAAACAACAGTACAAGTTCCCTTCATATCGTCCGAAGAAAAACAATATATCAAGTGTTATGACAGCTTTAGAGTACTTAAACTCCCATACCAATGTTCAGGATTAACGCACAAAAATCTCCGTGGTCTAGGTCCACGTTTTTCTATGTACATAATTTTACCTGTGCAAAGAGATGGGCTTGGTGAACTTATAGCAAAG AAATTGGGTGTAGATCTTCCATTTGATGAACACAAAGCAGAGCTGACGGAGATGATGGATATTGATGATACAAATAAATATAATGAGCATCTTTTTGTTTCGAATGTTTTTCATAAGTGTTTTGTTAAAGTTGATGAAAAGGGaactgaagctgctgctgctactgctgttTTGGGGATGTACGGCTGTGGTCATTCACCTCCTACTCCTCCTCCTCGGGTTGATTTTGTGGAAGATCATCCTTTCATGTTCATCATACGAGAGGAGCAAAGTGGTGTGGTGTTGTTCATGGGGCATGTCCTTAATCCCTTGTTAAATTAG
- the LOC113271450 gene encoding serpin-ZXB-like — protein MVFSARLLLLLVLEDFIGGFIRSTQEIGYSFAFDKSKAELTELVNSDGSSSSECNKLHDSEVFHKCYDKIVEEGTEAAAASIAVCGGAMGCSSHPPPVDFVADHPFMFLIRKEGSGAVLFMGHVVNPLLVHDGVTWD, from the exons ATGGTCTTTTCTGCTAGGCTTCTTTTACTACTTGTATTAGAAGATTTCATTGGGGGTTT CATCCGGAGTACTCAAGAAATTGGGTATAGTTTTGCCTTTGATAAATCCAAAGCAGAGCTGACAGAGCTGGTGAATAGTGATGGCAGTAGTAGTAGTGAATGTAATAAGCTTCATGATTCGGAAGTTTTTCACAagtgttatgataaaattgttgaagaaggaactgaagctgctgctgcttctATTGCTGTTTGCGGGGGTGCTATGGGTTGCAGTAGTCATCCTCCTCCTGTTGATTTTGTGGCAGATCATCCTTTCATGTTCCTTATAAGAAAGGAGGGAAGTGGTGCGGTGTTGTTCATGGGGCATGTCGTTAATCCCTTGTTAGTTCATGATGGCGTGACATGGGATTAA
- the LOC113271467 gene encoding serpin-ZXA-like, whose product MVSLKLQRRLAPSVRIIWIDRSPSPIRKTMMERTAANSCIKLVQDVWLNESDNRNFVFSPFSIDKALGLIASGASGETLKEMLGFLSSESLDHLNSVNSQLIEWLHELGTEPTLCFVSGVWIENSCPIKPSFKEVATSVYKASARTVDFKHKSEEVQNTVNTWVQEETNGLIKNLIPADAVNEHTKILLANALYFKGRWNRYNQFDPALTKKSKFYLLDGETTVQVPFMSSKKRQYITCYDTFRVLKLPYRCSGTNKDASGPSFSMYIILPEQRDGLGELITKVNSNPDGFLNSYVQADQSLVKTGKFKVPKFRIFFDFEASRVLQELGIAFPFDESKAESTEMVNTDGSSGEYNKLHVSNVFHKCFVEIDEEGTEAAASTVACGPLMGSNEPTPPPADFVADHPFIFIIREEESGVVLFMGHVLNPLLKTSYTSSC is encoded by the exons ATGGTGTCATTGAAATTACAGCGTAGATTAGCGCCTTCTGTAAGAATAATTTGGATTGATAGATCACCATCACCAATAAGAAAAACTATGATGGAACGCACAGCTGCCAATTCATGTATAAAACTAGTACAAGATGTCTGGTTAAACGAGTCAGACAACAGGAATTTTGTATTCTCTCCGTTCTCAATCGACAAGGCTCTAGGTTTAATAGCTTCCGGAGCAAGTGGTGAAACCTTAAAAGAGATGTTAGGCTTCCTCAGCTCTGAAAGTCTCGACCATCTAAATTCTGTTAATTCTCAACTCATTGAATGGCTACACGAACTAGGAACTGAACCCACACTTTGTTTTGTTAGTGGTGTTTGGATTGAAAATTCTTGTCCCATCAAGCCTTCATTCAAAGAAGTTGCCACCTCAGTATATAAAGCAAGTGCCAGGACCGTGGATTTCAAACATAAG AGCGAAGAGGTGCAGAACACGGTGAACACATGGGTTCAAGAGGAAACAAATGGATTAATTAAAAATCTTATTCCTGCTGATGCAGTCAATGAACATACAAAGATTCTATTGGCAAATGCACTCTATTTCAAAGGACGTTGGAACCGTTATAATCAATTTGACCCAGCACTAACCAAGAAATCGAAGTTTTATCTCCTGGATGGGGAAACAACAGTACAAGTTCCCTTCATGTCGTCCAAAAAGAGACAATATATCACTTGTTATGATACATTCAGAGTACTTAAACTCCCATACAGATGTTCAGGTACAAACAAAGATGCTAGTGGTCCGAGTTTTTCTATGTATATAATATTACCTGAGCAACGAGATGGGCTTGGTGAACTTATCACAAAGGTGAATTCTAATCCGGATGGTTTTCTGAATAGCTATGTCCAAGCAGATCAGAGTTTGGTGAAAACGGGCAAATTCAAGGTTCCGAAATTTAGAATCTTTTTTGATTTTGAAGCATCCAGAGTACTCCAGGAATTGGGTATAGCTTTTCCTTTTGATGAGTCCAAAGCAGAATCGACAGAGATGGTGAATACTGATGGTAGTAGTGGTGAATATAATAAGCTTCATGTATCCAATGTTTTTCACAAGtgttttgttgaaattgatgaAGAAGGAACTGAAGCTGCTGCCTCTACTGTTGCTTGTGGGCCTTTGATGGGTTCCAATGAACCTACACCACCTCCTGCCGATTTTGTGGCAGATCATCCTTTCATATTCATTATAAGAGAGGAGGAAAGTGGTGTGGTGTTGTTCATGGGGCATGTCCTTAATCCTTTGTTAAAAACGTCCTACACCTCCTCCTGTTGA